A window of Ruania suaedae contains these coding sequences:
- the rsmI gene encoding 16S rRNA (cytidine(1402)-2'-O)-methyltransferase produces the protein MPTEIRPGTIVLAATPIGDPEDASPRLRTLLAQADLIAAEDTRRLRALAGRLEVAIGGRVVSYHEHNEAGRGDDLVRAAQDGQIVLVVTDAGMPAVSDPGYRVVSAAAAAGVPVTAAPGPSAVLTAIALSGLPSDRFCFEGFVPRKAGDRERALTALATEQRTMVFFESPHRIEATLTAMAEVLGHARQAAACRELTKTYEEVRRGTLAELAQWAGGDMRGELTVVVAGAEPEVSRPEDYVAAVLERVASGERLKDAAAAVASAVGVGKRDLYEAALRAR, from the coding sequence GTGCCGACCGAGATCCGCCCCGGAACGATCGTCCTCGCCGCGACCCCGATCGGTGACCCCGAGGACGCCTCCCCGCGGTTGCGGACCCTCCTCGCGCAGGCGGATCTCATCGCCGCCGAGGACACCCGGCGACTGCGGGCGCTCGCGGGCCGGCTCGAGGTGGCGATCGGCGGCCGCGTGGTCAGCTATCACGAGCACAACGAAGCCGGCCGTGGCGACGACCTGGTCCGCGCCGCGCAGGACGGGCAGATCGTGCTCGTGGTGACCGACGCCGGGATGCCGGCCGTGTCCGACCCCGGGTACCGGGTGGTCAGCGCCGCCGCTGCCGCGGGCGTGCCGGTGACGGCGGCCCCCGGCCCGAGCGCGGTGCTCACCGCGATCGCGCTCTCCGGCCTGCCCAGCGACCGGTTCTGCTTCGAGGGGTTCGTCCCCCGCAAGGCCGGCGACCGGGAACGCGCGCTCACCGCCCTGGCCACCGAGCAGCGCACGATGGTCTTCTTCGAGTCCCCGCACCGGATCGAGGCCACCCTGACGGCGATGGCTGAGGTCCTCGGGCACGCGCGTCAGGCCGCGGCGTGCCGGGAACTCACCAAGACCTATGAGGAGGTCCGCCGCGGCACGCTCGCCGAGCTGGCGCAGTGGGCCGGGGGTGACATGCGTGGCGAGCTCACTGTCGTGGTGGCGGGAGCCGAGCCCGAGGTGAGCCGGCCCGAGGACTACGTGGCCGCCGTCCTGGAGCGGGTGGCGAGCGGGGAACGGCTGAAGGACGCCGCGGCCGCGGTGGCCTCCGCCGTCGGGGTCGGTAAGCGGGACCTGTACGAGGCGGCCTTGCGGGCGCGGTGA
- a CDS encoding ThuA domain-containing protein encodes MRESTDQRPLNVTVWGENLHEFHDEHMAEMYPGGMHTTIAEAISSLLGERVVVRTATLDQPEHGLTEEVLASTDVLTWWGHMGHDQVDDAIVAKVHQRVLGGMGLLVLHSAHFSKIFKSLMGTTCSLQWRDSNDTELVWTVKADHPIADGVPHPIRIEGQEMYGELFDIPDPDELVFISSFTGGEVFRSGCTWRRGKGKVFYFSPGDQAYPVYHHPDIQRVIANGVLWAAPAPEATFTAPDVVNQPEPRFTAEDFARIAPGMQAGKEGLR; translated from the coding sequence ATGCGCGAATCAACTGACCAGCGCCCCCTGAACGTCACGGTCTGGGGCGAGAACCTGCACGAGTTCCACGATGAGCACATGGCCGAGATGTACCCGGGCGGCATGCACACCACGATCGCGGAGGCGATCTCGTCGCTGCTGGGGGAGCGGGTGGTGGTCCGCACCGCCACGCTCGACCAGCCCGAGCACGGCCTGACCGAGGAGGTGCTGGCGAGCACCGACGTGCTCACCTGGTGGGGCCACATGGGCCACGACCAGGTCGATGACGCGATCGTGGCCAAGGTGCACCAGCGGGTGCTGGGCGGGATGGGCCTGCTCGTGCTGCACTCGGCCCACTTCTCGAAGATCTTCAAGTCGCTGATGGGGACCACCTGCTCACTGCAGTGGCGCGACAGCAACGACACCGAGCTGGTGTGGACCGTCAAGGCGGACCATCCGATCGCCGACGGCGTCCCGCACCCCATCCGGATCGAGGGGCAGGAGATGTACGGCGAGCTGTTCGACATCCCCGACCCCGACGAGCTGGTCTTCATCTCCTCCTTCACCGGCGGTGAGGTGTTCCGGTCCGGCTGCACCTGGCGGCGCGGCAAGGGCAAGGTCTTCTACTTCTCACCCGGTGACCAGGCCTATCCCGTGTATCACCACCCCGACATCCAGCGCGTGATCGCCAACGGAGTGCTGTGGGCCGCGCCGGCTCCCGAGGCCACGTTCACGGCGCCGGACGTGGTGAACCAGCCCGAGCCGCGATTCACCGCCGAGGACTTCGCGCGGATTGCGCCCGGGATGCAGGCGGGGAAGGAAGGGCTGCGATGA
- a CDS encoding Gfo/Idh/MocA family protein has translation MSARSPLRAGVVGLGWAGQQHIAGYHDLADVELVALAGMEEHLLAELGDRYDVPGRFTTLEAMLGEADLDVLSIATPTALHAPMAIAALGAGVHVLCEKPMAPTAADAERMAEAATAAERVLEITFNKRNRAPVRTLRRLVADGVLGRVYYAKAGWVRRKGIPGLGTWFTQKESAGGGPMMDIGIHALDLALHVLGEPGVRTVSASTYAEFGPRGLGGGSYGAGARTAGDSPVYEVEDLGAAMLRLNDDATLMLEASWAQFVDHDRLYLEVYGTEGGAVIEVEGPDAPKIFVTTDVDGIPANLTPDMLADAGHEANVADFVTQVRSGASTERGQVGLLRTHVIDACYASAEQGGEVLL, from the coding sequence ATGAGCGCGAGGAGCCCGTTGCGCGCCGGCGTGGTCGGCCTCGGCTGGGCCGGGCAGCAGCACATCGCGGGCTATCACGACCTCGCCGACGTCGAGCTGGTGGCGCTGGCCGGGATGGAGGAGCACCTGCTGGCCGAGCTCGGAGACCGCTACGACGTCCCGGGCCGTTTCACCACCCTTGAGGCGATGCTCGGCGAGGCCGACCTCGACGTCCTGAGCATCGCCACCCCCACCGCGCTGCACGCCCCGATGGCGATTGCCGCCCTCGGCGCCGGCGTGCACGTGCTGTGCGAGAAGCCGATGGCCCCCACCGCCGCCGATGCGGAGCGGATGGCCGAGGCGGCGACGGCGGCCGAGCGGGTCCTGGAGATCACGTTCAACAAGCGCAACCGGGCGCCGGTGCGCACGCTGCGCCGGCTCGTGGCCGACGGCGTGCTCGGGCGGGTCTACTACGCCAAGGCCGGCTGGGTGCGTCGCAAGGGCATCCCGGGGCTGGGCACCTGGTTCACCCAGAAGGAGTCCGCCGGCGGCGGCCCGATGATGGACATCGGGATCCACGCCCTGGACCTGGCGCTGCACGTGCTGGGCGAGCCGGGGGTGCGCACCGTCTCGGCCTCGACCTATGCCGAGTTCGGTCCGCGAGGCCTGGGCGGGGGCAGCTACGGCGCCGGCGCCCGCACGGCCGGGGACAGCCCCGTCTACGAGGTGGAGGACCTGGGCGCGGCGATGCTGCGTCTGAACGACGACGCCACGCTCATGCTGGAGGCGAGCTGGGCGCAGTTCGTCGACCACGACCGCCTCTACCTCGAGGTCTACGGCACCGAGGGTGGGGCGGTGATCGAGGTCGAGGGGCCGGATGCGCCGAAGATCTTCGTGACCACCGATGTGGACGGCATCCCGGCGAACCTGACGCCGGACATGCTCGCCGACGCCGGGCACGAGGCCAATGTGGCCGACTTCGTCACCCAGGTCCGCAGCGGAGCCTCGACCGAGCGTGGCCAGGTCGGCCTGCTGCGCACGCATGTGATCGACGCCTGCTATGCCTCGGCCGAGCAGGGTGGTGAGGTGCTGCTGTAG
- a CDS encoding LacI family DNA-binding transcriptional regulator has protein sequence MKVTAQSAGGEDAPGPARPVMTDVARLAGVSQKTVSRVVRGEANVSPAVRDRVHAAIAELGFRPNTAARALASGRHRTLGIVTDGSALYGPSAQLVNLEHAAWKAGYAVMIAAAPGGDRDAFSRAIQRLVDGGVDGVLVGRSVLADAVTAADLQGLVTIAVGDPPPPGARIPAVVTDQQTGARLAVEHLLGLGHATVHHLSGPMSWHSAQGRAQGWAEALEGAGADVPAPVAGDWTSRSGYERGRELAATDATAIFAANDQMAIGLTRALTEAGRRVPEDVSVVGFDDIPDAAYLPVPLTTVRQEFAELAALAVDLFARESATAARSSDAQVTVTPELIVRDSTAPPPDSP, from the coding sequence ATGAAGGTGACTGCGCAGTCAGCCGGGGGCGAGGACGCCCCCGGCCCGGCCCGCCCGGTCATGACCGACGTCGCCCGTCTCGCCGGTGTCTCGCAGAAGACGGTCTCGCGGGTGGTGCGGGGAGAGGCGAACGTGAGCCCCGCCGTCCGTGATCGAGTTCACGCGGCAATCGCCGAGCTCGGTTTCCGCCCGAATACCGCAGCGCGCGCCCTGGCCAGCGGGCGCCATCGCACGCTGGGGATCGTCACCGATGGCTCGGCGCTGTACGGGCCCTCGGCCCAGCTGGTCAATCTCGAGCACGCCGCCTGGAAGGCGGGGTATGCCGTGATGATCGCCGCAGCGCCCGGCGGGGACCGGGACGCCTTCTCCCGGGCCATCCAGCGACTGGTCGACGGCGGTGTGGACGGGGTGCTCGTCGGCCGCTCCGTGCTGGCCGACGCCGTGACAGCGGCGGACCTGCAGGGACTGGTGACGATCGCCGTCGGCGATCCGCCCCCGCCGGGGGCACGCATCCCCGCGGTGGTCACCGACCAGCAGACGGGAGCGCGACTAGCGGTCGAGCACCTCCTCGGGCTGGGGCACGCGACCGTGCACCATCTGTCCGGGCCTATGAGCTGGCACTCCGCTCAGGGCCGGGCGCAGGGCTGGGCCGAGGCGCTCGAGGGCGCGGGCGCCGACGTGCCCGCGCCGGTCGCCGGGGACTGGACCTCCCGCTCGGGCTATGAGCGTGGCCGCGAGCTCGCGGCCACGGACGCCACGGCGATCTTCGCCGCCAACGACCAGATGGCGATCGGCCTCACGCGTGCACTGACCGAGGCCGGGCGCCGGGTGCCCGAGGACGTCTCGGTGGTCGGCTTCGACGACATCCCCGACGCCGCCTATCTGCCCGTACCGCTGACGACGGTGCGCCAGGAGTTCGCCGAGCTCGCGGCCCTCGCCGTCGACCTGTTCGCGCGGGAGAGCGCCACCGCTGCCCGCAGCAGCGACGCGCAAGTGACCGTCACCCCGGAGCTGATCGTGCGGGACAGCACAGCGCCACCACCCGACTCACCCTGA
- a CDS encoding beta-galactosidase, with translation MPDQTADVHDRVRFGAAYYYEYHSSHTGRDLERDLDLMAEAGFSVIRVGESTWSTWEPEDGRFELDWLQPVLDGAHARGIDVILGTPTYAVPPWLARTYPEIAGERRTGQRNHWGARQEMDLTHAAYKFYSERVIRAVVGRYAEHPAVIGFQVDNEPGLQLLHNENVFQAFVDHLRREYGDVKTLNREWGLVYWSHRLSTWADLWRPDGNAQPQYDLAWRRFQTQLVTDFIAWQAGIVREIAPAGTFVTTCIAYARPGVDDPELTAALDVTAGNPYYTMQDGLALPSAENVTQSWTTTGTWTIFHSADRMYSSKQAPFLVTETNAGAIGGPATNVPAFDGQWRQVAWAMIARGARMIEYWHWHTLHYGTETYWIGVLPHDEQPGRVYAQLAELGAEIKAAEPHLRGVVPDAEVALLWSNESKRGLMGQPSLARADGSGDPGSYEKIVHAFYRGAFEAGAPVRIVHDSQVAAREPGEVASELPVLLVPALYVASDEMLDWLRAYAEAGGHLVLGPRTGYADAEARARLEVKPGRLAEVAGVDYQEFANLSAPVGVRGSGLEVPEGATATAWADYLRVSGSAEVLAEYDHRALGAYPAVTTAVAGAGRVTMVGTVPDPALAVALMRWVAPGEGDAWRGLTGGSVTMTSATNSEGRRLRVLHNWSWEPAAVTLPAAVTDVLGEERLAGGATLELGAWDVRVLVED, from the coding sequence GTGCCCGACCAGACCGCCGACGTCCACGACCGCGTGCGCTTCGGTGCCGCCTACTACTACGAGTACCACTCCTCCCACACGGGCCGGGACCTGGAGCGAGACCTGGACCTGATGGCCGAGGCCGGCTTCAGCGTGATCCGGGTGGGGGAGTCCACCTGGTCCACCTGGGAGCCGGAGGACGGCCGCTTCGAGCTGGACTGGCTCCAGCCGGTGCTCGACGGTGCTCACGCCCGGGGCATCGACGTCATCCTCGGCACCCCCACCTACGCGGTGCCGCCGTGGCTGGCCCGGACGTACCCGGAGATCGCCGGCGAGAGGCGCACGGGGCAGCGCAACCACTGGGGTGCGCGCCAGGAGATGGATCTCACCCACGCCGCGTACAAGTTCTACAGCGAACGGGTGATCCGGGCCGTCGTCGGGCGCTATGCCGAGCACCCCGCCGTGATCGGGTTCCAGGTGGACAACGAGCCGGGCCTGCAGCTGCTGCACAACGAGAACGTCTTCCAGGCGTTCGTCGATCACCTCCGCCGTGAGTACGGGGACGTGAAGACCCTCAATCGTGAGTGGGGGCTGGTGTACTGGTCCCACCGGCTCAGCACCTGGGCGGACCTGTGGCGGCCCGACGGCAACGCCCAGCCGCAGTACGACCTGGCGTGGCGCCGCTTCCAGACGCAGCTGGTGACCGACTTCATCGCCTGGCAGGCCGGCATCGTGCGTGAGATCGCCCCGGCCGGGACGTTCGTGACGACGTGTATCGCCTACGCCCGCCCGGGCGTGGACGATCCGGAGCTGACGGCGGCGCTGGACGTGACGGCCGGAAATCCGTACTACACGATGCAGGACGGCCTCGCGCTGCCCTCGGCCGAGAACGTCACGCAGAGCTGGACCACCACGGGCACCTGGACGATCTTCCACTCCGCCGACCGGATGTACTCCTCCAAGCAGGCGCCGTTCCTGGTGACGGAGACCAATGCTGGAGCCATCGGGGGGCCCGCCACGAACGTGCCTGCCTTCGACGGGCAGTGGCGGCAGGTGGCGTGGGCGATGATCGCCCGGGGCGCGCGGATGATCGAGTACTGGCACTGGCACACGCTGCACTACGGCACCGAGACGTATTGGATCGGGGTGCTCCCGCACGATGAGCAGCCGGGCCGGGTGTACGCCCAGCTGGCCGAGCTGGGGGCGGAGATCAAGGCGGCCGAGCCGCACCTACGCGGGGTGGTGCCCGACGCCGAGGTAGCCCTGCTGTGGTCGAACGAGTCCAAGCGTGGCCTGATGGGGCAGCCCTCGCTCGCGCGAGCGGACGGATCCGGTGATCCGGGTTCCTACGAGAAGATCGTGCACGCCTTCTACCGGGGGGCGTTCGAGGCGGGGGCGCCCGTGCGGATCGTGCACGACAGCCAGGTGGCCGCGCGCGAGCCGGGCGAGGTGGCGAGTGAGCTGCCGGTGCTGCTCGTGCCGGCGCTGTACGTCGCCTCGGACGAGATGCTCGACTGGCTGCGCGCCTATGCCGAGGCCGGTGGCCACCTTGTGCTCGGGCCGCGCACCGGATACGCCGACGCCGAGGCTCGGGCCCGGCTCGAGGTGAAGCCCGGCCGGCTGGCCGAGGTGGCCGGGGTCGACTACCAGGAGTTCGCCAACCTGTCCGCGCCGGTGGGCGTGCGGGGGAGCGGGCTGGAGGTTCCTGAGGGCGCCACCGCGACGGCGTGGGCCGACTACCTGCGCGTGTCCGGATCCGCTGAGGTGCTGGCCGAGTACGACCACCGGGCGCTCGGTGCCTACCCGGCGGTGACCACTGCGGTCGCCGGGGCGGGGCGCGTGACGATGGTGGGGACCGTGCCCGACCCGGCGCTCGCGGTCGCGCTGATGCGGTGGGTGGCACCGGGGGAGGGTGATGCCTGGCGGGGGCTCACCGGTGGCTCGGTCACGATGACCTCGGCGACGAACAGCGAGGGTCGCCGTCTGCGGGTGCTGCACAACTGGTCGTGGGAGCCGGCGGCGGTCACGTTGCCGGCGGCGGTGACGGACGTGCTGGGTGAGGAGCGGCTCGCCGGGGGGGCCACGCTCGAGCTGGGGGCGTGGGACGTGCGGGTGCTGGTCGAGGACTGA
- a CDS encoding DUF4352 domain-containing protein, whose amino-acid sequence MSQQPGPDGQYPNQPYVPQGPGAYQSPAGGYPPQPSGYPAQPGGYPPQPPAAPVKKKSWFARHKILTVLGAIVLVVILANVLGGGGSEDPEAGGGSADQAEEGAAGEGAPADEEAPAETSEPEPEPDAPGLGDAARDGQFEFVVSEIETGVEGIGNEFLSTEPQGQFVLVHMSVTNIGDDPQFLFDSEQSLFDTEGREHSADTEAGIYLEDNETFISEINPGNTLEGALVFDIPADATPAALELHDSAFSGGVTVTVQ is encoded by the coding sequence ATGTCCCAGCAGCCCGGCCCCGATGGCCAGTACCCGAACCAGCCGTACGTCCCGCAGGGCCCCGGCGCCTACCAGAGCCCGGCCGGCGGATACCCGCCCCAGCCGAGCGGGTATCCAGCCCAGCCCGGCGGGTACCCCCCGCAGCCGCCGGCGGCGCCGGTGAAGAAGAAGAGCTGGTTCGCCCGGCACAAGATCCTCACCGTGCTCGGTGCCATCGTGCTGGTGGTGATCCTGGCCAACGTCCTCGGTGGCGGCGGATCCGAAGATCCGGAGGCAGGCGGCGGTAGCGCGGACCAGGCCGAGGAGGGTGCAGCAGGAGAGGGGGCCCCGGCGGATGAGGAGGCTCCGGCGGAGACGAGCGAGCCGGAGCCGGAGCCGGATGCGCCAGGGCTCGGCGACGCCGCCCGCGACGGGCAGTTCGAGTTCGTGGTCAGCGAGATCGAGACCGGCGTCGAGGGCATCGGCAACGAGTTCCTCAGCACCGAGCCGCAGGGCCAGTTCGTGCTGGTCCACATGAGCGTGACCAACATCGGTGACGACCCGCAGTTCCTATTCGACAGCGAGCAGTCCTTGTTCGACACCGAGGGCCGCGAACACTCCGCCGATACCGAAGCAGGGATCTACCTGGAGGACAACGAGACATTCATCAGCGAGATCAACCCCGGCAACACGCTCGAGGGCGCGCTCGTCTTCGACATCCCGGCCGATGCCACCCCCGCCGCGCTCGAGCTGCACGACTCCGCCTTCTCCGGCGGCGTCACTGTCACCGTGCAGTAG
- a CDS encoding sensor histidine kinase, which translates to MTAADTAPRRPPWWRTVLLVPACMFFTVSSGVFSEVGQNTEGPGAVLLLPLLLGMVAVPLALLWRHRAPLVITWVAVAAGVVLPLGPSTALVALACLIVRRRGPAVWWAAAGVAVTTALAMVRDVLAPSAAASLLQFFALPPGTSSEASVELGWRLPTILALVLMGLSVGTGLLMRARRSSRSAETVARAAGREQDRLGEALARQIERERIAREVHDSLGHRLSLLSLHAGALQANTPAGTELRESAELVREGAGKAMDDLRSLLSVLRQHPDDAAPELSLADLRAVLDDEVATGEPVSSTVYLEQAESADPALARAVYRIVQEMLTNARKHAPGAPVRLSVTGGPAEGICIDARNPYLGSSASSGSRSGLQGVAERAELLGGRIAYGLDDHDRTFRVTVTLPWR; encoded by the coding sequence ATGACCGCAGCCGACACCGCTCCCCGCCGCCCGCCGTGGTGGCGCACCGTGCTGCTGGTGCCCGCCTGCATGTTCTTCACCGTCTCCAGTGGTGTCTTCTCGGAGGTGGGTCAGAACACCGAGGGGCCCGGGGCGGTCCTGTTGCTCCCGTTGCTGCTGGGGATGGTCGCCGTTCCGCTGGCGCTGCTGTGGCGCCATCGCGCGCCGCTGGTGATCACCTGGGTGGCGGTCGCTGCCGGGGTGGTGCTGCCGTTGGGCCCCTCGACCGCCCTGGTGGCCCTGGCATGCCTCATCGTCCGACGGCGCGGCCCGGCCGTGTGGTGGGCCGCCGCCGGCGTCGCCGTGACGACCGCGCTCGCCATGGTGCGTGATGTGCTCGCCCCCTCGGCGGCGGCCTCGCTGCTGCAGTTCTTCGCCTTGCCACCGGGGACGTCCTCGGAGGCCTCGGTGGAGCTGGGGTGGCGGCTGCCGACGATCCTGGCTCTCGTGCTCATGGGCCTGTCGGTCGGTACCGGGTTGCTGATGCGAGCCAGGCGCAGCAGCAGGTCGGCCGAGACCGTCGCCCGGGCCGCCGGCCGTGAGCAGGACCGGCTCGGGGAGGCCCTGGCCCGGCAGATCGAGCGCGAACGCATCGCCCGGGAGGTGCACGACTCACTCGGTCACCGGCTGTCGTTGCTGTCGCTGCACGCAGGAGCCCTGCAGGCGAACACCCCCGCGGGCACGGAGCTGCGGGAGAGCGCCGAGCTGGTGCGCGAGGGAGCCGGCAAGGCGATGGACGATCTGCGCTCGCTGCTCTCGGTGCTGCGGCAGCACCCGGACGACGCCGCACCAGAGCTCTCGCTGGCCGACCTGCGCGCGGTCCTCGACGACGAGGTCGCCACCGGTGAGCCGGTGAGCTCGACGGTCTATCTGGAGCAGGCCGAGTCGGCGGATCCGGCGCTGGCACGTGCGGTCTACCGCATCGTGCAGGAGATGTTGACCAACGCGCGCAAGCACGCCCCGGGCGCGCCGGTCCGGCTCAGCGTCACCGGCGGACCGGCCGAGGGGATCTGTATCGATGCCAGGAACCCCTACCTCGGCAGCAGTGCCTCGTCAGGCTCGCGCAGCGGACTGCAGGGCGTGGCCGAGCGGGCCGAGCTGCTCGGCGGGCGCATCGCCTACGGCCTCGATGACCACGACCGTACCTTCCGGGTCACCGTCACGCTGCCGTGGCGCTGA
- a CDS encoding response regulator has protein sequence MTRPHRVLLVDDDPLARSGLRLLLRSAGDIEVVAEAADGDEVVPAVQAHHPDVILMDLGMARMNGIEATAQVRALPNPPHVVALTTWDVSDAVMRCIDAGAAGYLLKSDGPDVIVKAVRDVVAGDAVLSPRSTRQLLERFRNQPGDAERVRARELVATLSERELEVARRVGRGLSNATVAGQLYVSEATVKTHLSAVQAKLGARNRVEVAVVAERAGLLAQ, from the coding sequence ATGACCAGACCGCACCGCGTGCTCCTCGTCGATGACGACCCCCTGGCGCGCTCGGGACTGCGGCTGCTGCTGCGCAGCGCCGGGGACATCGAGGTCGTCGCCGAGGCTGCGGACGGCGACGAGGTCGTCCCAGCCGTGCAGGCGCACCACCCGGACGTGATCCTGATGGACCTGGGCATGGCACGGATGAACGGGATCGAGGCCACCGCGCAGGTGCGGGCACTGCCGAACCCACCACACGTCGTCGCCCTGACCACCTGGGACGTCAGCGACGCGGTCATGCGCTGCATCGACGCCGGGGCGGCCGGCTACCTGCTCAAGTCCGACGGCCCGGATGTGATCGTCAAGGCGGTGCGGGACGTGGTGGCCGGTGATGCGGTGCTGTCCCCGCGCAGCACTCGCCAGCTGCTCGAACGGTTCCGCAACCAGCCCGGCGACGCCGAGCGGGTGCGGGCCCGGGAGCTGGTGGCCACGCTCTCCGAGCGTGAGCTCGAGGTGGCACGGCGGGTCGGGCGCGGGCTGTCGAATGCGACAGTCGCCGGTCAGTTGTACGTCTCGGAGGCGACCGTGAAGACCCACCTCAGTGCCGTGCAGGCGAAGTTGGGAGCCCGCAACCGCGTCGAGGTGGCCGTGGTGGCCGAGCGGGCGGGACTGCTCGCCCAGTGA
- a CDS encoding isochorismatase family protein gives MATHRALLVVDVQPTFCEGGALAVEGGNVVAERVAAYAAGHRDDYDLVVTTQDWHIDPGDHFSENPDFVDTWPPHGVAGTSEAELHPALADLTPEASVKKGAYAAAYSGFEGHDDDGHPLATILAEAQIDSVDVVGLAESHCVKDTALDAVRHGLGARVLMDLTAPVSEELGAAAREAMAAAGVRLEQSGD, from the coding sequence ATGGCCACCCACCGCGCACTGCTCGTGGTCGACGTGCAACCGACCTTCTGCGAGGGCGGCGCCCTCGCCGTCGAGGGGGGCAACGTCGTCGCCGAGCGCGTTGCGGCATATGCCGCGGGCCACCGCGACGACTACGACCTGGTGGTGACCACCCAGGACTGGCACATCGATCCCGGCGATCACTTCTCCGAGAATCCCGACTTCGTGGACACCTGGCCCCCGCACGGGGTGGCCGGGACCTCCGAGGCCGAGCTGCACCCGGCACTGGCCGATCTCACTCCTGAGGCGTCGGTGAAGAAGGGCGCCTACGCGGCGGCCTACTCCGGCTTCGAGGGCCACGACGACGACGGCCACCCGCTGGCCACGATCCTCGCCGAGGCGCAGATCGACTCCGTCGATGTCGTCGGCCTGGCCGAGTCGCACTGCGTGAAGGACACCGCACTGGACGCGGTCCGGCACGGCCTGGGCGCCCGCGTGCTGATGGATCTGACAGCACCGGTGAGCGAGGAGCTGGGCGCGGCGGCGCGCGAGGCGATGGCCGCAGCGGGGGTACGGCTGGAGCAGTCCGGGGACTGA
- a CDS encoding nucleoside hydrolase: MSRTAARHRALINTDAKNEADDQFAIVHALLSPTIDIRGLIAAHFGTRRSQQSMLDSRAEIDLLLEMLGREAPVTNGAPHAIGEPGTRVDQAQPVDSEGARMIIEEAHRGGDGEGTLYVAFLGPLTDMASALLLDPSIQDTDTVVIWIGGHHYYDPIYPVRPKVEFNLANDIAAANVVMASRLPVWQVPSSVYTQVSVGYAELEARVAPHGRLGRYLVDQLHAWNERYHDGPIEHRSLGDSPAVGLIMNPQSAHFSTRPAPVFAADGTTSPVGEGTREVLVAESYDTRWLLEDMFHKLAAHGRGAAR, translated from the coding sequence GTGTCCCGCACCGCTGCACGCCACCGTGCCCTCATCAACACCGATGCCAAGAACGAGGCGGACGATCAGTTCGCGATCGTGCACGCCCTGCTCTCGCCCACCATCGACATCCGCGGCCTGATCGCCGCGCACTTCGGTACCCGTCGCTCGCAGCAGAGCATGCTGGACTCCCGGGCGGAGATCGACCTCCTGCTGGAGATGCTCGGACGTGAGGCGCCCGTGACCAATGGTGCGCCGCACGCGATCGGTGAGCCGGGTACACGCGTCGATCAGGCACAGCCCGTGGACTCCGAGGGGGCCCGGATGATCATCGAGGAGGCCCACCGCGGCGGTGACGGCGAGGGCACACTGTACGTGGCCTTCCTCGGACCGCTGACCGACATGGCGAGTGCCTTGCTCCTCGATCCGAGCATCCAGGACACCGACACGGTGGTGATCTGGATCGGCGGCCACCACTACTACGACCCCATCTACCCCGTACGGCCCAAGGTCGAGTTCAACCTCGCCAACGACATCGCGGCGGCGAACGTCGTCATGGCCTCCCGGCTGCCGGTATGGCAGGTTCCCAGCTCCGTCTACACCCAGGTCTCGGTCGGCTATGCCGAGCTGGAGGCCCGCGTCGCACCCCACGGCAGGCTCGGCCGCTACCTGGTCGACCAGCTCCACGCCTGGAACGAGCGATACCACGACGGTCCGATCGAGCACCGCTCCCTCGGGGACTCCCCGGCGGTCGGATTGATCATGAACCCGCAGAGCGCCCACTTCTCCACCCGGCCCGCGCCCGTCTTCGCCGCGGACGGCACGACCTCCCCGGTGGGCGAGGGCACGCGTGAGGTGCTGGTCGCGGAGTCCTACGACACCCGGTGGCTGCTCGAGGACATGTTCCACAAGCTCGCGGCGCACGGCCGCGGCGCCGCACGGTAG